The Verrucomicrobiota bacterium sequence AAGATCTGCAAGGCGGGTTGCTTTCTTGATTCCGCCCATTTGGTCAAACTCAATGGCTGAAATAATGGCGAGAATAAATTGTGTATCAACTAGCTTTTCAAAAAAGCCGTTGCGATTCTTACAGATATATATCATGAAGTCAGGGCTAAGATTTCTTTCGCGAATCAAACGTTGGATAGTAAATAACACTTCATCAGCTCGCCCCTCATCTTCAAAGGCTTGAATAATCGCCTGGCCCATTTTACCAGAAGCGAATGGAAGTAGATCCAAGAACAACTCAGGCCACTGATCGCCCATGTTGCGGCGAGCTCTCGCCAATACCCTGGCTTGCTTTAGAGCAGGTAATTTCTCCATAAGCCCCGTCATCTGTTTTACATCCGATGGCAAGAATTTGGCAATGCCCCACGAGTCTTCATTCAACTCCTTCCCCGCAATATCCAGTAATTCTTCCCTGACAAGAGATAGCTCTATAGCAGAAGCTACTTGAGATTTAGGAACTTTTTTAAGTAATGTATCAATAGTCGTCTCAGCTTCGGCAAGAAATTCCATATCATCAATCTCTTTCCATACCTTCATAATGTTTTCAAGGGCCAGAGCTTTAGCTTTGACACCTTTGGCTTTATTAAACGTGCTTACGAGAGTCGCTTTAATATCCTGAGGTTGGTCATGAAGTGTGATACACTCTGATCGTTTAGAGGGCACTTCAAAATGAGGATCTTTCTTCATGGCACGTTTCGCACCATCCCAAAACTTCTTCCAATCGGCAGGTTCGATAACCTCTGGAACCAACGATAATTCTATTCTCTCAGCAGTAGCCAACTTACCTAAGCTACCGACCGCCATCTTCATTAAACCCGTAACATCAGATTTAGCCATTTCTTTAACCTCGTCTAATGCCACCAAGACTTTGGCGTCAACATGGTTGTCGGCTAAAGACGTTAGTGAATCTGCGGCATAACCGAATTCCATGGCATGACCGGGCTTATCACGAAAATCAATGATTATTTGGTTCAGAGTAGGATTCCATTCCTTGACTTGGCCAATACCCCAGCTTCTGTGTCGGCAGCAAGTATCTGGCTTAAGGTTTTCAAGTTTTGCCACTACGTGTGGAGGAACTACGTCACTCTCTAATATCTGTTGGAGCTCTATATCTGTTTGCATTCACTTAAAAGAATTAGTGAAGCTGATGGTTTTTGCAACGGTAAACCTCATTTTCTCACGCTTTTTGGCCTCTAAGCGCATAAAAATGTGTAAAAAACTGTTTTTTAAACCCTTTTCAGCTGCTTGACTGTAGGCTTTTATAGAAATTCTTGATCTTGCTTTCTCATGCCTAACTATCTAGCTAAATCATATTTAGAAGCACAAAAGGTGACCAAACATCATGCCAAAAGCTTCTTTTTTGCCTCGATTCCTCTCAGCTCTGAAAAGAAGAAACACGCTTTCGCCGTCTACGCTTTCTGCCGCTATCTAGATGACAAGGTAGACCTAGCACTCAGTATAGAATCTCTAAACGTTGTGCTACATGAACTCAGAAATTTTGTAAATCGTGTCTTCAAAAATAACCTAGAAGATGAGGATTTAAAGTTACTTCCTTGGCTGCCTGCTTTCCAAAACACCGTGCTCGCCTGCCAAATACCTGAAAAGTACTTCCTGGACCTACTATACGGAGTTGAAATGGATCAAGGCCCCGTTTTCATTCAAGACTGGGAAGAATTGAAAATATATTGCTACCATGTCGCAGGTGTCGTTGGGTTGATGATGACTCGAGTTTTTCAGTTAGAAGACAGAACTTATGAGAAACATGCTGTCGATTTAGGTATAGCCATGCAACTTACTAACATTCTTAGGGATGTTGGAGAGGATCTAAGCCGTGGTCGTATTTACTTACCAGAGTCTGAGCTAGTTAATTTTGGTCTATCTCATGTTCAATTAAGAGAAAAAAAAGTGGATCCTGGTGATGAGAGTTGGAATGACTTCATGGCTTTCCAAATTCAAAGAGCGCGTAATTACTATGTCTCATCTGAAGATGGCATCAACCATCTTGCCACAGACGGTTCACAATACTCAGTTTGGCTCATGCGTTTCATCTATGCTGCAATCTTAGATGAAATCGAAAGAGCTCAGTATGATGTCTTTGCAACACGTGCGAGCACGTCATTCTTCCAAAAGTTCCAGCTAGCTTGGCAAGCCTATAAAAAAATGAACAATGATAAGTCGCAAAAATGATTACGGCA is a genomic window containing:
- a CDS encoding phytoene/squalene synthase family protein; its protein translation is MPNYLAKSYLEAQKVTKHHAKSFFFASIPLSSEKKKHAFAVYAFCRYLDDKVDLALSIESLNVVLHELRNFVNRVFKNNLEDEDLKLLPWLPAFQNTVLACQIPEKYFLDLLYGVEMDQGPVFIQDWEELKIYCYHVAGVVGLMMTRVFQLEDRTYEKHAVDLGIAMQLTNILRDVGEDLSRGRIYLPESELVNFGLSHVQLREKKVDPGDESWNDFMAFQIQRARNYYVSSEDGINHLATDGSQYSVWLMRFIYAAILDEIERAQYDVFATRASTSFFQKFQLAWQAYKKMNNDKSQK
- a CDS encoding GreA/GreB family elongation factor, producing the protein MQTDIELQQILESDVVPPHVVAKLENLKPDTCCRHRSWGIGQVKEWNPTLNQIIIDFRDKPGHAMEFGYAADSLTSLADNHVDAKVLVALDEVKEMAKSDVTGLMKMAVGSLGKLATAERIELSLVPEVIEPADWKKFWDGAKRAMKKDPHFEVPSKRSECITLHDQPQDIKATLVSTFNKAKGVKAKALALENIMKVWKEIDDMEFLAEAETTIDTLLKKVPKSQVASAIELSLVREELLDIAGKELNEDSWGIAKFLPSDVKQMTGLMEKLPALKQARVLARARRNMGDQWPELFLDLLPFASGKMGQAIIQAFEDEGRADEVLFTIQRLIRERNLSPDFMIYICKNRNGFFEKLVDTQFILAIISAIEFDQMGGIKKATRLADLILTDKKVLKDLLSKSSDEEVRDITRAILLSPAFEELDKRSLLAAMVKLYPFIQPMIVGDRENSEDEDSSPLIVSWDSLRVRQKELEEIVNHKIPQNSREIAIARSYGDLRENAEFKAAKEMQTILMRRKAELEIMLTQAQGTDFKEVDTTEVNIGTTVTISYLASGQKTAYTVLGAWDSAPEKGIISYMTPVAMALAKHKIGDVVEVPQEEGSEAQKVKIEAIEPYTK